The DNA region atatatggtTGCAATTTgcctaaaatttatatgattatggCATTGATGAGGGGGGAATTGAAGGAAAAAGAATGATTAATGATCTTGGGTCATAATTATTGTCTAAATGAGTTGATGAAACAAGACATCCAACTATTGTGGCGGTGATTTTCATCACActataaaaaaggaaatgattACCTTtcgagtaatactatatgtacagatagattaaacaaatttattcatataatttaatatgatagtctctaatttaataattttaaagtgagaaaaaatataaataagaatatcaGATAATTATAATCTGTCATCTAAATTTGTATAGATGAGTTtcacgtaattttattttttttattactattgtgtttaaattatgaataaatagaaggccaaaggacttattcccactcaaaggTTATTGCATTCCCAAGTTAAtacctattaattattaaaaactcaaacacttaccaatggattgttaaaattaatgaaaccaATTAATGTTATCTATTTCTTTTATAGATTTAGAAACccaataattttatctatgattaaattttgaaatgttatatttttcctttaaagtcatttccttttcttcttccccATTTTCTATTATGCTATCACCGGTCggcttctctctccctcccattTTCCTCCATTTTTTGGCGTTGTCTAAAGACAAAGATGATGTCTTTGTCCAGTGAAAAAGACGAATCACCTTCGTCTAATAACAAAGACGACGTCTTTGTGTTTGGAtaaaaacattttgtttttattcaatGATAAAGATGTTGTCTTCGTTAAGAGAAGATGTCGGATTTCGGGaagaaaaagggagagagagggaAGTCGGCCGGTCACAACTAAAAAGgggagagagaaaagagaaaaaactttaggaggaaaaaatgtaatattttaaaatttaatataggagaaatttgttagttttataaaattaagagataaataaataatatttttttatttttaatatattattagttaaatgatgattttacttctgAGACTTaattgatttcattaattttaactatctatGACTAGGTGTTTAGATTTTAATACTTAACTGGTATTAATTTGAGAGTGTAACAAACTCCGTGTGGGAATAATCCCTTGGcctaaataaaaatgtaaaaatgcCATGAAAATCAAGGCCTTTAGATTCATATAGCAAGGCAAATTAAAAAGCACAAACCCAGCAGGCCCAAAAAGGTCGAATCACGAAAAGCCTCACTCTTCAGCCAGGCCCGAAAGCCCCTTTATCTTCAATTCCAATGACGAAACGCCAACCTGAATCGCACAATCTGACAAGCTCACCATCACCCACCAACCAACCAAAACAACCCAATTTTCATCTTCAGCTTTCTGTTTTTCCGCCAAACATATTGTTGAGAGAATTGAGATTTTGGTTTCTCTCTGTTTTATCCTCCCCTCAGATAACGTTAGAGAGCAATCATGAAATCTCGCTTCACCACAACTGTGTTTCGCGCCCTCAACACTACAAGGGCGTTTTCCTCTTCCACCCAAACTCCAAACCCATCTTCTTCTCAATTCCCTCATAGCCTAGCGGGCCTCCGGGCTCGTCTGGCCTCTGAGTCACCGTCCCTCTCCGATTTTTTCGATCTTCAATCTAGCAATACTTACTCCGTCGAAGTTGGAACGAAGAAGAAGCCATTGCCCAAGCCCAAATGGATGAAAGAATCCATTCCTGGAGGGGATAAGTATGTTCAGATCAAGAAAAAGCTGAGGGACTTGAAGCTTCATACCGTTTGTGAAGAGGCTAAGTGTCCTAATTTGGGTGAATGTTGGTCTGGCGGTGAAACTGGGACAGCAACGGCCACGATTATGATCTTGGGCGATACCTGCACTCGCGGTTGCAGGTGATTTTCATATCTGTTTTAAACAATGAGAAATGAAACGGACtagaatttagaaatttagagcttggtttgattttttttttatttgtttatattggACATTGTGTTAGTTTGATTGAGGAATTTATATGGTGGTGTGTTTGGTTTTTTGTAGGAATATATACTTTGGTGTTTGTGTTTCAGTGTACTGGTGCTTTTGTGTTTATGTTGACtaatttgattgtttgaaaTTTCAGGTTCTGCAATGTCAAGACATCTCGGACACCTCCTCCTCCTGACCCGAATGAACCTACCAATGTCGCTGAGGCAATTGCATCATGGGGTTTGGATTATGTTGTGATAACTAGTGTTGATCGTGATGATTTGCCCGATCAAGGAAGTGGTCATTTTGCTCAGACGGTTTTGAAATTGAAGGAATTGAAACCAAATATGCTTGTAGAAGCCTTGGGTATGAACTCCTGTTTCTTGTAGCACATGAGTTTCTTTACCTTTGCTTATGCTTTAAAAGGTTAAGTTCACACGTATATCTAGTGGGTTTAAAGAAGGCATTAGTTGATTTAAAATAAGGACTCTTTATGGTAATTTGGATGTTTAAGTTTCTGAGCATGTCTTTGTTCATTTGTTTGTGACTAATGTTGCATGTGTTGTATTGATGGTGCAGTTCCTGATTTTCGTGGACACCATGGATGTGTGGAGAAAGTTGCAAAGTCAGGGTTGGATGTCTTTGCACACAATATTGAGACTGTTGAAGAGCTTCAAAGTGTTGTGAGGGATCACCGTGCCAATTTTAAGCAATCTTTGGATGTTCTAATGATGGCCAAGGAATGTGCTCCTGCTGGAACACTCACCAAGACCTCAATAATGTTAGGCTGTGGGGAAACACCTGATCAAATTGTAACTACGATGGAAAAGGTGAGAGCAGCAGGTGTTGATGTGATGACATTTGGTCAATATATGAGGCCATCAAAGCGCCATATGCCAGTATCTGAATATATTACTCCTGAGGCCTTTGAGAAGTATCGAGTACTTGGCATGGATATGGTATGCTATTTTCTTTCtataataaatagttttattttggtGGTTGCTTTTTTCATTTGTACTTGATTTGGTGTTTGCAAATTGAGTCATTGGTATGTTTTGTATCCTTATAATGGCTATTTGGCTCACATAGCATGATATGTTGTTCTGCAAGTTTGAATGGTTTGTTACATTTGCTTATATGATAGTGATTGATACTCTAAGCTGTAATGATGCCTAGAGACCTAGTCCTAatagatttgaaaatgttaaGGTTTTATGAAAGGTTTCAACAAGAAAGAAAGTTAGTAAAGCTTTATATAGAAGATGAAATTAAGACTACAGTACAATAAAGgtgaaaagaagaaacaaaaggaTTGAACAATATGTAAACCTTGCATAAGAAAAGTGAAATGTTACTTCAGTCAACTTTTATTCTCACAAACTCTTCCTTATTTGAGTTAATGTCTTCTAAAGTCTAAAACTTATACTAGAGGATGTAACGTGGCACAGCTCAACCCCTCTAGCAATACCTTCTTTGagtttttttctcataaaactCTCCATTCAACCTTTAGTCATTTTTGCAGTGATCCTTCTCTTACATACAATTCCAATGTCAACAATCAACGAAATTTACCATTTTTTACTATTGTATTCATGGCCTCACGCAATCCGCTTAGGGTACTACCACACCATACCTGAAGCACTAGTTTTTTCAGTTTCTTTCCTATGCTGAAAATACTCTGGAATGGGGTGCTTTATGCTTCCTGCTGTATGCTTTTACTCTGTTGcatgtgatattttttaaacaaatccATGGAACATCATCACTTTGCATTGATCTTGTCTGTCTTTATTATATTCCATAAACAAATGCCAATTTAAAACTTGTTGAGAACATTATGCCTCTGGTTGTATTTACTAAGCCAAGCCGAGCCTAAACATGGTCTAgcttaagtttgacttgaatcttATATGGTCagtttgagctcaagttcgagctcaCTGATGGGATGAATAATGTCACCAATAGGACAAATAATATTTCAAGTTGAACTATCGAACTAAAACTTAAGCTTAAATTCGACTCAAATCGAACCGTACGCCAATTCGAACCAAGCTGGTTTGGTTTTGACACTTTCAtgataactaaattaaattttgaaattgaattattgaatgatTCATTAGATATGATAGTCTCTTTATATATGCATTTAATTCTCTtagttaaaatagaaaattgattCCTAAAATGGACATTGATAACTATTAAAGAAAACTAACTCTACTAGAAATAGAAAACTGCAATTTGACTAAAACTAAGACTCTAGGAAACCCATCTTTTAGGAACTAGCTTTATATAAGACCCGGGTTCTATAACGCAACTTCTGAAACTAATTAGAACTCCTGAAACATCTTTCCAACCACATTAGAACCTTGAAATACATTAGGACTCATGAATCCTTACGAAACCTGAAATACTTGGTTGGAATCGTGTGGCAATGAGTGTCCAAGTTGTGCCTTTTGCGGCTGTGCCGTGGTGAGCAGATTTTGTCCCCGAACTTTCAGCTGACTTTTTCTTGCTCTGTTCCTTTGAATTCCTCTTTTTTATGCTTTCTTCCTCTCTTGCATTGGTTGCTTTCTATGCACTTGCCTTGGCTTCTCTCCATGTTTTGGTTGACTTGGTCCTCCATCTAATATGTCTATCTGAATTTTACCAATTGTTTGAACTTGGTCCTGTAAATACTTCAGGGTACTTGTTTATACTGTCTGCTGTAAAAGGTTGTActaattattactttttctaatcATGTGACATGTGGCAATCAATGCCACttgctttttcttatttatgttttttaagtGTTCATACATTATTTCAGCAGTATTGGTTgcaaaatttgttataaatttgtACTTTTGTGGAACAGGGATTTCGTTATGTGGCATCTGGTCCCATGGTGAGGTCATCATACAAGGCGGGTGAATTCTACATCAAATCTATGATAGAATCTGATCGGGCTTCATCTTTGCCACAGCTGCCTT from Mangifera indica cultivar Alphonso chromosome 8, CATAS_Mindica_2.1, whole genome shotgun sequence includes:
- the LOC123223887 gene encoding lipoyl synthase, mitochondrial, with translation MKSRFTTTVFRALNTTRAFSSSTQTPNPSSSQFPHSLAGLRARLASESPSLSDFFDLQSSNTYSVEVGTKKKPLPKPKWMKESIPGGDKYVQIKKKLRDLKLHTVCEEAKCPNLGECWSGGETGTATATIMILGDTCTRGCRFCNVKTSRTPPPPDPNEPTNVAEAIASWGLDYVVITSVDRDDLPDQGSGHFAQTVLKLKELKPNMLVEALVPDFRGHHGCVEKVAKSGLDVFAHNIETVEELQSVVRDHRANFKQSLDVLMMAKECAPAGTLTKTSIMLGCGETPDQIVTTMEKVRAAGVDVMTFGQYMRPSKRHMPVSEYITPEAFEKYRVLGMDMGFRYVASGPMVRSSYKAGEFYIKSMIESDRASSLPQLPL